The genomic stretch GAGGCCGAAGATAACCGGCTACCTTCCGCCAATGCCGGACGTCCTCCACCCGCTCAGCCACGCGCGCCTGGTCGACCTGCTTTCACGCATGCGGCAGGTGCGCGTCGCGGTGCTCGGCGATGTCATGCTCGACCGCTACCTTCTCGGCGAGACCGATCGGATCTCGCCCGAGGCGCCGGTACCGGTGATCGCGCTCGAGGACGACATCTCGGTACCCGGCGGAGCCGCCAATGCCGCCGCGAATGTTGCCGCGACGGGCGCCACTCCCATGCTGGTCGGAGTCGTCGGCGACGACGCCGCGGCCCAGAGCCTCGTGGAGGCCATCGCAGCGCTCGGCATCGCCACCACCGGCCTGATCACCGTGCCCGGGCGACCGACCACTACCAAGACCCGCATCGTGGCGCGCGGCCAGCAGGTGGTCCGCCTGGATCGCGAAGTCACCAACTCGCTCGCCGATCGTTTCCGCGATGCGCTCCTGGTCGCTGGTACCGCAGCCCTCGCAGGGGCCCAGGCGCTCCTGATCGAGGACTACGACAAGGGCGTCCTCGACGCCGAGATCGCCGCTGTCATGATCGCAGCGGCGACGGAAAAGGGAATTCCGGTGGTGGTGGATCCCAAGGCGCGGAACTTCTTCGCCTACCCCGGAGCGACGGTTTTCAAGCCCAATATCCGCGAACTCGACGCTGCATTCGGCACGGCCTTCATGGGCGATGACAACGACCTCGAATCGGCCCGCGTGCGGCTGGGCGCCGAGCACCTGGTGGTCACGAGAGGAGCCGACGGCCTGTCGCTGGTATCCGCGGGTGGGGTCGTCCGGGAGACGCCCGCCGTTCCGCGGGCGGTCTTTGACGTCTCGGGTGCGGGAGATACGGTGGCTGCGTGGCTCGCCACCGCGCTCGCCGCGGGAGCCGGTGTCGGTGATTCCGCGTGGCTCGCCAACCTTGCCGCCAGCATTACCGTCGGGAAGAAAGGGACGGCGACGGTGTCGCCGATGGAGATCGAGGCGACGTGGATGATCGCCGCCGGAGAAGGCTAAGGCGAGTCCGACGAGAGTTTTCAACATCGGAGTTTTCAACATCGCGATCACGGGTGGGATAGCGGATCCCGTGAAAGTGAAAGCGACCGCGGCCCTGTGAGGGTCGCGGTCGCTTTCGTTCCCGTTCCGAGCCAGCCCGGGAGGCTCCACTCACTGACTGACTCGGCGACCCTACGCCACCCAGCGGGGTGGTTCGGACCGATGGGCGATGAGGGACTTGAACCCCCGGCCTCGCGCATGTGAGGCGCGCGCTCTAACCAGCTGAGCTAATCGCCCGCGCTCGCGGACCGGGATGATACCATGCTCCATCGTACCTAGCAACCGAATGGCCCCGGAGGGATTCGAACCCTCGACCGGCAGATTATGAGTCCGCTGCTCTAACCACCTGAGCTACGAGGCCGTTGGACCGGAATATCACCACGGAACGCCGAAAATCGTACCGCGATCTCGCCAGATGGACGAACGCGATCGCCCCTTGAGCCTTTGCTCATTTTTCCACATCCGCAGGATCAAGCTCGGGTGCCAGCCATCTGGCGATCGTCAAACCTGGGCATCAGCCCGGCGTGGGACGAGAATATTGGCCCAGCCATTCCTGATGAACGCCTTAGAAGAAACAAGATTAGATAAAGTCAGTAACTCATTGTCGTTCATAATAATACGATGAGACGTTCCATTGGATTGTTTTTCGCGATCTTCGCAACGTATACCCCCATCCCCCTGGAAAAGCGCGTCTTTTCAACAAATCAGCGGCTCGACGGGCCACGTACGCGTCGGTACAAATCGAGATGCGCATCAACCATTGCCTCCACGGTGAACCGCGCCTTTACCCGCTCCCTCCCTGCCCCGCCGAGGCGCTCCCGCAGTCGCGCGTCCCGGGCGAGGGTTCGCATTGCATCGGCCAAGGCCCCGACATCCCGGATCGGTACTTCGAGCCCGGTTCGGTCTGCCAGGTTGACCTCGCGCACCCCTGACGGGACCGCCGTCGTGATCACCGGGCGACCGGCCGCCATCGCCTCGAGGAGGACCATCCCGAACATCTCCTGGACGCTCACCGATGGGAGCACGAGGAAGTCGGCATCAGCCATTCGCCTAGGGAGGTCCTCGTCCGGGTATTCCCCCCACCACTTGACCCGGTCTTCGATCGCCAGCGCGCTGGAGAGGGTCCGGAGTCGATTCAGTTCGGGTCCCGACCCAACCACGTCGAGCCGAAGCTCAGGGACGAGCTCCAGGGCCCTGAGGAGAAAGTCGACCCCTTTGTACGGGACGAGCCGGCCGATGAAAAGCGCCCGCGGCGGGTTGCCAGGCGGCGGAGGCGGGACCAGCTCCCATCGCCTTTCGTCAATGCCGAACGGGATCACGGCTACCTTGTCCTCGAATCCCCGAAGCTCCGTTGAGAGTGCCAGATGCGCCTTGCTCGGCACGACGATCGCCTCGGCCCGCCAGAGGGCGTACTTCGACGGGATGCGGTACTTGAAGCCCGGGTAATCCGCATGCTGCGTGACAACCAGCGGCGCAAGCGAGGGCCGAAAGGCGTACGCCATGTCGGCAAGCGAGTTGGGGTGATGCAGGTGGATGACATCTGCGCGCTTCCATGCCGCGCGGATGTAGCCCGGCGCGAGCTCCTGTGACCCGACCGGCGCGAACGACCATGCGCGAGTCACCGACGCCCGCCGCCGCTGCCCCGGGCGCGGGTCTCCGAACGCTGTTACCGCCACGACTTCCGCTTCGTGGCCCCGCTCGGCGGCCCCTTCCGCGAGGCCTTGCACCACGCGCTCCATCCCGCCCGACCGGGGCCAGTAGTACTTCGCGAGATGCAGGATACGCATGGGGTGGAAGTTAGCGCCGACCTGTCCATCTTTGTCCCGTGCGCGTCCTCATTCTTTCGCCGTATTCAACGCCGCCAGCCATTCTTCGCTCGCTGGGAACTTCGGGCGTCGAAGTGATCGTCGCCGAGCCGTCGTCGCGGCCGTCAGAGCTCGATCAGTCCCAACTGGTCCGCATCGCGACGCGCGGCGATCTCGACAACC from Gemmatimonadales bacterium encodes the following:
- a CDS encoding PfkB family carbohydrate kinase is translated as MPDVLHPLSHARLVDLLSRMRQVRVAVLGDVMLDRYLLGETDRISPEAPVPVIALEDDISVPGGAANAAANVAATGATPMLVGVVGDDAAAQSLVEAIAALGIATTGLITVPGRPTTTKTRIVARGQQVVRLDREVTNSLADRFRDALLVAGTAALAGAQALLIEDYDKGVLDAEIAAVMIAAATEKGIPVVVDPKARNFFAYPGATVFKPNIRELDAAFGTAFMGDDNDLESARVRLGAEHLVVTRGADGLSLVSAGGVVRETPAVPRAVFDVSGAGDTVAAWLATALAAGAGVGDSAWLANLAASITVGKKGTATVSPMEIEATWMIAAGEG
- a CDS encoding glycosyltransferase, which codes for MRILHLAKYYWPRSGGMERVVQGLAEGAAERGHEAEVVAVTAFGDPRPGQRRRASVTRAWSFAPVGSQELAPGYIRAAWKRADVIHLHHPNSLADMAYAFRPSLAPLVVTQHADYPGFKYRIPSKYALWRAEAIVVPSKAHLALSTELRGFEDKVAVIPFGIDERRWELVPPPPPGNPPRALFIGRLVPYKGVDFLLRALELVPELRLDVVGSGPELNRLRTLSSALAIEDRVKWWGEYPDEDLPRRMADADFLVLPSVSVQEMFGMVLLEAMAAGRPVITTAVPSGVREVNLADRTGLEVPIRDVGALADAMRTLARDARLRERLGGAGRERVKARFTVEAMVDAHLDLYRRVRGPSSR